Proteins from a genomic interval of Fusarium oxysporum Fo47 chromosome I, complete sequence:
- a CDS encoding splicing factor 3B subunit 3, producing the protein MSHHVGDYARNYLNGAPNRFDSVAHFFAHDIPTSIAKANLIVGGQDVLVWSGLQGTIGVLIPFVTREDAEFFHTLEMQMRTLDLSPVGRDHLMYRSYYEPIKGFIDGDLCERYRLLPADKKQQIANELDRSVSDIERKVSDVRTRSAF; encoded by the exons ATGAGCCATCACGTTGGAGATTATGCACGGAATTACCTTAATGGTGCGCCAAACCGATTTGACTCAGTGGCACATTTCTTCGCCCATGATATACCCACCAGCATCGCCAAGGCCAATCTTATCGTAGGCGGGCAGGATGTTCTCGTTTGGAGCGGTTTACAAGGCACCATCGGCGTGCTCATCCCCTTCGTCACACGCGAGGACGCTGAATTCTTTCACACGCTAGAGATGCAGATGCGTACTCTTGACTTGTCGCCTGTTGGCCGTGATCATCTGATGTATCGTAGCTATTATGAGCCGATCAAGGGCTTTATAGATGGAGATCTATGCGAGCGGTATCGGCTACTTCCTGCAGACAAGAAGCAACAAATTGCAAACGAGCTCGATCGCTCCGTCAGCGACATTGAACGTAAAGTCTCT GATGTCCGAACTCGGTCTGCCTTCTAA
- a CDS encoding kinase-like domain-containing protein, whose protein sequence is MSIELTLDASISFGRRQSTRLWSNSARSDVHEQEKYDFLALIIAIANLYSQNDILEMQGRQDTAYSSSNGQNRSCFIQTADAMIKQPSGALFQKFRYSVTEASDNIPILLRSLESTGIIGIPSLLDTDPFGVLLGIPRALDPPRESKYGFEKVSSQKAIALNIACGLSAIHECGVIHGDLKPANVLIFFKPVLHAKIADFSHSFLDTGEQRQLIGGTRIYAAPEWQASASTGQLRKVDIYSLGLVLSGLVLGTDLIDCFERNPPRLNLNLSLADSIQKVKDDDLMVTYLYELIYLADKQNPDLHLDSLPMIRSILESTLQLDPGKRHLDKVIHLLSSRYSQPTPF, encoded by the exons ATGTCTATAGAGCTGACGTTGGACGCTTCAATCTCCTTCGGGCGACGGCAATCAACTCGCTTGTGGTCAAACTCGGCTCGCTCCGATGTGCACGAGCAAGAAAAATATGATTTCCTCGCTCTTATCATTGCAATTGCAAACCTATATTCCCAGAACGATATTCTCGAGATGCAAGGTCGACAAGATACAG CTTACTCGTCGTCAAACGGTCAGAATCGAAGTTGTTTCATCCAGACGGCTGATGCAATGATAAAGCAGCCATCAGGAGCTTTATTTCAGAAATTCAGATACTCAGTCACAGAAGCCTCCGACAACATCCCAATATTGTTAAGATCCTTGGAGTCCACTGGGATTATCGGCATACC TTCATTACTAGATACTGATCCTTTCGGGGTCTTGCTAGGGATACCCAGAGCCCTTGATCCTCCTAGAGAAAGCAAATATGGATTTGAGAAAGTTTCAAGCCAA AAAGCGATTGCTCTCAATATTGCCTGTGGTTTATCCGCCATTCATGAATGTGGTGTCATTCATGGCGACTTAAAGCCGGCAAATGTCCTCATTTTTTTCAAGCCAGTGCTGCACGCAAAGATAGCAGATTTTAGCCACTCATTTCTCGACACTGGGGAGCAACGCCAACTGATCGGCGGCACACGTATCTACGCGGCCCCAGAATGGCAGGCCTCAGCTTCTACTGGCCAGCTGCGTAAGGTTGATATATATTCACTAGGTCTAGTTCTCAGTGGCCTGGTTCTAGGCACAGATCTGATTGACTGTTTTGAACGAAACCCACCAAGGCTGAATTTGAATCTTTCCCTTGCAGACAGTATCCAGAAGGTAAAGGACGATGATCTCATGGTGACCTACCTCTACGAATTGATTTACCTTGCGGATAAACAAAACCCAGATTTGCATCTTGACAGCCTCCCTATGATCAGATCCATCCTGGAATCCACTCTACAGCTTGACCCCGGGAAGCGTCATCTGGACAAAGTCATTCACCTATTATCTAGCCGGTACTCTCAACCCACGCCTTTTTAG